From Neospora caninum Liverpool complete genome, chromosome VIII, a single genomic window includes:
- a CDS encoding putative 4-alpha-glucanotransferase gives MEEILHEGRFAGLIMHPSSLPNRNGLPGDFGKSAYDFVDYLVAAKLNYWQVLPLGPCRYSGEQPGCPYLATSTFAMNPLFVAVEALVEESLISEEEVARFLKDSESEEKGESPTKGSRHVDYTRAMKFKEDVLALCYERFKDKKESDDYKDFCAKNHFWLQGYACFEALQARFPDAASWLDWPQEYRNYRLLRKDSALMEALNSAAITNGKTIPQTTPEFHKFVQYKVCTNWKDLRQYANERDIKIFGDVAFYVNLHSSDVWSYPEMFQMNPETSEPLYVSGVPPDPFCADGQLWGHPVYDWKAHEKTQFRWWTKRIRLTFEKVDALRLDHFRGFVAYWRVPYAHAIKYRTASEGEWVEGPGEKLFDALYKNMGWLLPKKALPSQLPKDKHGHSSLMKKLRHLWGVGGHQAQQVPPPESHIDADMYEPRLTYRGTAPMIVAEDLGFITEEIVILRDKFNILSMRVMQFAWGDTDKGPNCEHLPYNVTRNCCVHTGTHDNDTLVGWWRTASPEQKIHLTNYLGLDKEPTPEEAHWHLVRLAMESVAHLVVIPVQDVIGYGSEARFNQPGSDSPANWSWQLESLDELYNPPIFDRFVKLLETSGRVKALNDSFPK, from the exons ATGGAAGAAATTCTTCATGAAGGCCGGTTCGCCGGTCTCATCATGCATCCTTCATCCCTTCCGAATCGAAATGGACTCCCAGGAGACTTCGGGAAGAGCGCCTATGACTTTGTGGACTATCTTGTTGCCGCAAAGCTAAACTATTGGCAAGTGCTGCCTTTGGGACCGTGCCGGTACAGTGGGGAGCAGCCCGGTTGCCCGTATTTAGCCACCAGTACCTTTGCAATGAACCCACTGTTCGTGGCTGTGGAAGCCCTGGTTGAGGAGAGCCTCATCTCCGAGGAAGAGGTGGCGCGGTTTCTGAAAGATTCAGAGAGTGAGGAAAAGGGTGAATCACCAACGAAAGGCTCTCGACATGTGGATTATACTCGAGCAATGAAGTTCAAAGAGGATGTTTTGGCACTGTGCTACGAGAGATTTAAGGACAAAAAAGAATCCGATGATTATAAAGATTTCTGTGCAAAAAATCACTTCTGGCTCCAGGGATACGCTTGCTTTGAGGCGCTGCAAGCGAGGTTCCCTGATGCCGCAAGCTGGTTGGACTGGCCCCAAGAGTACAGGAACTACCGTTTACTACGAAAAGATTCGGCGCTGATGGAAGCGTTAAACTCAGCAGCCATTACCAATGGCAAGACTATCCCTCAGACGACACCTGAATTCCACAAATTTGTGCAGTATAAAGTTTGCACGAACTGGAAGGACTTGCGTCAATATGCGAATGAGAGAGATATCAAAATATTTGGAGATGTCGCTTTCTATGTCAACTTGCATAGCAGCGATGTGTGGAGCTACCCTGAAATGTTTCAGATGAATCCAGAAACCAGTGAACCTCTTTACGTGTCAG GTGTACCTCCAGATCCTTTCTGCGCAGATGGACAACTTTGGGGTCATCCTGTTTATGACTGGAAGGCccacgaaaaaacacagTTCCGCTGGTGGACGAAGCGTATCAGGCTTACATTTGAAAAAGTTGACGCTTTGCGGTTGGACCACTTCAGAGGTTTCGTGGCATACTGGCGAGTGCCCTATGCGCACGCAATTAAATACAGAACAGCCAGCGAAGGAGAATGGGTTGAAGGACCTGGAGAAAAATTGTTTGACGCATTATACAAAAACATGGGGTGGCTGCTTCCGAAAAAGGCCCTGCCGTCCCAGTTACCGAAGGATAAGCATGGCCACAGCTCGTTGATGAAAAAACTCCGTCACTTGTGGGGGGTTGGGGGGCACCAAGCACAACAAGTTCCTCCTCCTGAGTCTCACATTGATGCCGATATGTATGAGCCCCGGTTAACATACAGAGGCACAGCGCCTATGATTGTCGCGGAGGATTTAGGCTTCATCACCGAGGAAATTGTCATCCTCCGAGACAAGTTCAACATTCTCAGCATGAGGGTGATGCAATTCGCATGGGGCGATACCGATAAAGGGCCCAATTGCGAACACCTGCCCTACAATGTAACCCGCAACTGCTGTGTCCACACCGGCACCCATGACAACGACACGTTGGTGGGCTGGTGGAGAACAGCATCGCCGGAACAGAAGATTCATCTGACAAATTATTTAG GACTTGACAAGGAGCCCACTCCGGAGGAGGCTCACTGGCACTTGGTTCGACTTGCTATGGAATCGGTGGCTCACCTGGTTGTGATACCGGTGCAGGACGTCATTGGGTACGGCAGTGAGGCACGATTCAACCAGCCAGGAAGCGATTCTCCGGCCAACTGGTCATGGCAGCTAGAAAGTTTGGATGAGCTCTACAACCCCCCCATCTTCGACAGATTTGTGAAGCTGTTAGAGAC